Proteins encoded in a region of the Myxococcales bacterium genome:
- a CDS encoding protein kinase codes for MTHLHSPDGYSIDGPLHAGRFFVVFRVARGDEVFVCKRPTPRFAGDGAAAALLETEARALERLAGAAAPTVVASGDDPRGPYLVTTLAPGVPLAPSGPAGATDPEATIAHVLRALAVVHAAGVAHGDVSPSNVLVRGADVTLIDFALARFPADASARAPTAGDFRGTVLYAAPELARGEAANYASDVFGAAACLLHVVTGLPPRRSSSLPMGLVEAAEEPVAPALVHALERAAPALGPWLARALATEPGARPSAADIAGEASVLLGERLRGSRSA; via the coding sequence ATGACTCACCTCCACAGCCCCGACGGGTACTCGATCGATGGGCCGCTGCACGCGGGGCGCTTCTTCGTCGTCTTTCGCGTCGCCCGGGGCGACGAGGTCTTCGTGTGCAAGCGCCCCACGCCCAGGTTCGCGGGCGACGGGGCAGCGGCCGCGCTGCTCGAAACGGAGGCGCGAGCCCTCGAGAGGCTCGCGGGCGCCGCCGCGCCGACCGTGGTGGCGTCGGGCGACGACCCACGGGGCCCTTACCTCGTGACCACGCTGGCGCCGGGCGTCCCCCTCGCGCCGTCGGGGCCAGCCGGCGCGACCGACCCCGAGGCGACGATCGCCCACGTCCTCCGCGCCCTCGCGGTCGTGCACGCCGCGGGAGTGGCCCACGGCGACGTGAGCCCCTCGAACGTGCTCGTGCGCGGCGCCGACGTCACGCTCATCGACTTCGCGCTCGCGCGCTTCCCCGCGGACGCGAGCGCGCGCGCGCCGACCGCGGGGGACTTCCGGGGCACCGTGCTCTACGCCGCCCCAGAGCTCGCGCGCGGCGAGGCCGCCAACTACGCGAGCGACGTGTTCGGTGCGGCGGCGTGCCTGCTCCACGTGGTCACGGGCCTACCGCCGCGGCGCTCGAGCTCGCTGCCGATGGGGCTCGTCGAGGCCGCCGAGGAGCCCGTCGCCCCTGCCCTCGTCCACGCGCTCGAGCGAGCCGCGCCCGCGCTCGGCCCCTGGCTCGCGCGCGCGCTCGCGACGGAGCCCGGCGCGAGGCCTTCGGCGGCCGACATCGCGGGCGAAGCGAGTGTTCTCCTCGGCGAGCGCCTTCGTGGTAGTCGAAGCGCATGA
- a CDS encoding tetratricopeptide repeat protein yields the protein MPQERPAPVDHARWEAVDEAVELLHEERFREALGLLRDVVKADAKNAYAYFFMGQALYECGEVAASRDAYRACVLVAPEHLGAHVALCHVLRQLGEVKEAIAEGNRALDQAPGDADALYALGMAHLARGDDAAARRHLEAFLEAGAEFEVATEVRAVLADMATGKRK from the coding sequence ATGCCCCAAGAGAGACCCGCACCCGTCGACCACGCCCGCTGGGAGGCCGTGGATGAGGCCGTCGAGCTGCTCCACGAGGAGCGTTTTCGCGAGGCGCTTGGCCTCCTCCGCGACGTCGTGAAGGCCGACGCCAAGAACGCCTACGCCTACTTCTTCATGGGCCAGGCGCTCTACGAGTGTGGCGAGGTGGCCGCCTCGCGGGACGCCTACCGTGCGTGCGTGCTCGTCGCGCCGGAGCACCTCGGCGCCCACGTCGCGCTCTGCCACGTCCTGCGTCAGCTCGGCGAGGTCAAGGAGGCGATCGCCGAGGGCAACCGGGCGCTCGACCAGGCGCCTGGCGACGCCGACGCGCTCTACGCGCTCGGCATGGCGCACCTCGCGCGGGGCGACGACGCTGCGGCGCGGCGGCACCTCGAGGCGTTCCTCGAAGCGGGCGCCGAGTTCGAGGTCGCGACCGAGGTGCGGGCCGTCTTGGCCGACATGGCCACCGGAAAGCGCAAGTAG
- a CDS encoding serine/threonine protein kinase yields the protein MRRFGPFVLEARLAVGGTAEVHTARPAEPGGDLPERVVVKRLLPHMLAEPSARSMFDLEARLHASIRHENVVRVYFAGVDEATGEPFLALEHVDGVDGYRLLRRLKQEGRTLPVGVAVYIAREVLRALASAHTARDANGAPLHIVHRDVSPSNIYFSVDGRVKLGDFGIAHSSSRASMRSEAGNTLKGKYAYLAPEQVKGDPADHRADLFSLAAVLTEMLLGVPLFAGGGQLAVLLAIRDCKLDVLESARHSLPKGLFDVLERALSKAPDRRFGTASELAARLAPFESPPQAAITELSALVRATQAGAPSRELSAVTPGRARAVEAQATRVSDPQLRKTSEYVLEPSFVVTADGRLMGPISFAHLVEAISTGELAERDRVNYAGTGLKPLRDIGELARFLPPSTATASGALDPGLPQFQGELSEMGMLAVLMPVLRERLSGVLFAERGAGGGAAPMRKELYFQAGRLHHVASTNATELLGEYLVRRGKLAREELDLALGILPRYQGRMGDTLISLGLVDAVEIFRAIREQGRDRVADLFTWRFGKVSFYRDRTAAHVEFPLDLDLPQLLVAGLEAEMPGNVPLDRYRGHLSRTLRSRPTPRELVGVTWPASVSALRALLDPPLALREVLRLGAQSGAAAPELLRAVEVLTAAGLAAFD from the coding sequence ATGCGGAGGTTCGGTCCGTTCGTTCTCGAGGCTCGGTTGGCCGTCGGCGGTACGGCGGAGGTGCACACGGCGCGCCCCGCGGAGCCCGGCGGCGATCTGCCCGAGCGGGTCGTCGTCAAGCGCCTGCTACCGCACATGCTCGCCGAGCCCAGCGCGAGGTCCATGTTCGACCTCGAGGCGCGGCTGCACGCGTCGATCCGCCACGAGAACGTCGTCCGCGTCTACTTCGCCGGCGTCGACGAGGCGACCGGCGAGCCGTTCCTCGCCCTCGAGCACGTCGACGGCGTCGACGGTTACCGCCTGCTCCGCCGGTTGAAGCAGGAGGGCCGCACGCTCCCCGTCGGGGTCGCGGTCTACATCGCCCGCGAGGTCCTGCGCGCGCTCGCCAGCGCGCACACCGCGCGGGACGCCAACGGGGCGCCGCTCCACATCGTGCACCGCGACGTGAGCCCATCGAACATCTACTTCTCGGTGGATGGTCGCGTAAAGCTTGGTGATTTTGGCATTGCGCACTCGTCCTCTCGCGCGTCGATGCGCAGCGAGGCGGGCAACACCCTGAAGGGGAAGTACGCGTACCTCGCCCCCGAGCAGGTGAAGGGCGACCCCGCCGATCACCGGGCCGATCTCTTCAGCCTCGCCGCCGTGCTCACCGAGATGCTCCTCGGTGTCCCGCTCTTCGCGGGCGGCGGGCAGCTCGCCGTGCTGCTCGCGATTCGCGACTGCAAGCTCGACGTCCTCGAGTCGGCGCGACACTCCCTCCCCAAGGGGCTCTTCGACGTGCTCGAGCGCGCCCTCTCGAAGGCGCCCGATCGGCGTTTCGGGACGGCGTCCGAGCTCGCCGCCCGGCTCGCCCCCTTCGAGAGCCCGCCTCAAGCCGCGATCACCGAGCTCTCGGCCCTCGTGCGCGCCACGCAGGCCGGCGCCCCCAGCCGCGAGCTCAGCGCGGTGACGCCTGGTCGCGCTCGGGCGGTGGAAGCGCAGGCTACGCGCGTGAGCGATCCCCAGCTCCGCAAGACCAGCGAGTACGTGCTCGAGCCCTCGTTCGTCGTCACCGCTGACGGGCGCCTGATGGGGCCGATCTCGTTTGCCCACCTCGTCGAGGCGATCTCCACGGGCGAGCTCGCCGAGCGCGATCGCGTGAACTACGCCGGCACGGGCCTCAAGCCGCTGCGTGACATCGGCGAGCTCGCGCGCTTCCTGCCGCCCTCCACCGCCACCGCGAGCGGAGCCCTCGACCCTGGCCTGCCCCAGTTTCAGGGCGAGCTGTCCGAAATGGGCATGTTGGCGGTGCTCATGCCCGTGCTGCGGGAGCGCCTCTCGGGCGTTCTCTTCGCCGAGCGCGGCGCCGGGGGCGGCGCGGCGCCCATGCGCAAAGAGCTCTATTTCCAGGCCGGCCGGCTGCATCACGTCGCCTCGACGAACGCGACCGAGCTGCTCGGCGAGTACCTCGTGCGCCGCGGCAAGCTCGCGCGCGAAGAGCTCGATCTCGCCCTCGGCATCCTCCCTCGGTACCAGGGCCGCATGGGCGACACGCTCATCTCGCTCGGCCTCGTCGACGCCGTCGAGATCTTCCGCGCGATCCGCGAGCAAGGGCGCGATCGCGTCGCCGACCTCTTCACGTGGCGCTTCGGCAAGGTGTCGTTCTATCGCGACCGCACCGCGGCCCACGTCGAGTTCCCGCTCGACCTCGACCTGCCGCAGCTGCTGGTCGCCGGCCTCGAAGCGGAGATGCCCGGGAACGTGCCGCTCGACCGCTACCGCGGCCACTTGAGCCGTACCTTGCGGAGCCGCCCGACGCCGCGCGAGCTCGTCGGGGTCACGTGGCCCGCGAGCGTGTCGGCGCTCCGCGCGCTCCTCGATCCTCCCCTCGCGCTTCGCGAGGTGCTGCGCCTCGGCGCGCAGTCGGGCGCCGCCGCCCCCGAGCTGCTCCGCGCGGTCGAGGTGCTCACCGCGGCCGGGCTCGCCGCGTTCGACTGA
- a CDS encoding cystathionine gamma-synthase: MSSAGAKFYTKLETKFDTLCIHAGQAPDPIHGAVMTPIVLASTFAQDGPGGHKDYDYSRAGNPTRTALEGCLAALEGAKHGLAFGSGCGAATTLLLTLKSGDHVLVCDDVYGGTFRIFDRVLKQFGVEATFLDMADPARVRAAVRPNTKMIWLETPSNPMLKIFDIAAIADIARASSLTLAVDNTFATPALQSPLALGATVVVHSTTKYLNGHSDVVGGAVMTSDDATADRLRFLQKSVGAVPSPFDCYLVLRGLKTLGVRMRQHVRAAETLSRFLEAHPQVRRVHYPGLPSHPGHKIATRQMRGFGGMMSLDLRGGLPAATAFLKALEIFVCAESLGGVESLAEHPAIMTHASVPKDARDALGIGDGLIRLSCGLEDIGDLQADLERGFHAAAAA, encoded by the coding sequence ATGAGCTCGGCAGGCGCGAAGTTCTACACGAAGCTCGAGACGAAATTCGACACGCTGTGCATCCACGCGGGCCAGGCGCCCGACCCGATCCACGGCGCCGTGATGACGCCCATCGTGCTCGCGAGCACGTTCGCCCAAGACGGCCCAGGCGGCCACAAGGACTACGACTACTCCCGCGCCGGCAACCCCACGCGCACGGCGCTCGAGGGCTGCCTCGCCGCCCTCGAGGGCGCGAAGCACGGTCTCGCCTTCGGCTCGGGCTGCGGCGCGGCCACCACGCTCTTGCTCACCCTGAAGAGCGGCGATCACGTGCTCGTGTGCGACGACGTGTACGGCGGCACGTTCCGCATTTTCGACAGAGTCCTGAAGCAGTTCGGCGTCGAGGCCACGTTCCTCGACATGGCCGACCCCGCCCGCGTGCGCGCGGCCGTACGCCCCAACACGAAGATGATCTGGCTCGAGACCCCCTCGAACCCGATGCTGAAGATCTTCGACATCGCCGCCATCGCGGACATCGCGCGCGCCTCGTCGCTCACCCTCGCGGTCGACAACACGTTCGCGACGCCGGCCCTCCAGAGCCCGCTCGCGCTGGGCGCCACGGTGGTCGTGCACTCGACCACCAAGTACCTGAATGGCCACTCCGACGTCGTCGGCGGCGCCGTCATGACGAGCGACGACGCCACGGCGGACCGCCTCCGCTTCCTCCAGAAGTCGGTGGGGGCCGTTCCGAGCCCGTTCGACTGCTACCTCGTGCTGCGCGGCCTGAAGACCCTTGGCGTCCGCATGCGACAGCACGTGCGGGCTGCGGAGACCCTCTCCCGCTTCTTGGAGGCGCACCCCCAGGTGCGCCGCGTGCACTACCCGGGCCTTCCGTCCCACCCCGGACACAAGATCGCGACCCGGCAGATGAGAGGGTTCGGCGGCATGATGAGCCTGGACCTCCGAGGTGGCCTGCCCGCCGCCACGGCCTTCCTCAAGGCGCTCGAGATCTTCGTCTGCGCGGAGAGCCTAGGCGGCGTCGAGTCGCTCGCCGAGCACCCGGCCATCATGACCCACGCGAGCGTCCCAAAGGACGCGCGCGACGCGCTCGGCATCGGCGACGGCCTGATCCGCCTCTCCTGTGGCCTGGAGGACATCGGCGACCTGCAGGCCGACCTCGAGCGCGGGTTCCACGCCGCCGCGGCCGCCTGA
- a CDS encoding DUF362 domain-containing protein has translation MATKPTPPPPLADEAARDSRASRPSRREALTRVGAAAGVLGGAALLGRGVWDKGGFGARDGQGDRQVRDFRGKANEDADLSIARGPKGDENASADDVVRRAVAALGGMKRFVSRGDVVVVKPNIGWDRMPIHAANTNPDVVGTVVQLAFEAGAKRVVVADGSCNDPDRCFQRSGIWRKAHSLGAEVVLPLQHRFRSTRIRGEVLDEWPIFTTLVEADKVINVPVAKHHNLAKYTAAMKNWYGVLGGRRNRLHQNIDVSIADLATFMRPTLTVVDAMRVLMRNGPQGGNIDDTKVMNTVIAAIDQVAADALGCTLIGQTRENLPYLKMAHERGIGTMNWESLRVKEV, from the coding sequence ATGGCAACCAAGCCCACGCCGCCGCCGCCGCTCGCAGACGAGGCCGCGCGGGACTCTCGCGCCTCTCGCCCGTCGCGTCGAGAGGCGCTCACCCGCGTCGGCGCGGCCGCCGGCGTGCTCGGCGGCGCGGCGCTCCTCGGGCGAGGCGTGTGGGACAAGGGCGGCTTCGGCGCTCGCGACGGTCAGGGCGACCGCCAGGTGCGCGACTTCCGCGGCAAGGCGAACGAAGACGCCGATCTCTCCATCGCGCGTGGCCCCAAAGGTGACGAGAACGCCAGCGCCGACGACGTGGTGCGCAGGGCGGTCGCCGCGCTCGGCGGCATGAAGCGCTTCGTGTCGCGCGGCGACGTGGTCGTCGTGAAGCCCAACATCGGGTGGGATCGCATGCCGATCCACGCGGCCAACACGAACCCCGACGTCGTGGGGACGGTCGTGCAGCTCGCCTTCGAGGCCGGCGCCAAGCGGGTCGTCGTGGCCGACGGGAGCTGCAACGACCCCGATCGGTGCTTCCAGCGCTCGGGCATCTGGCGCAAGGCGCACAGCCTCGGCGCCGAGGTCGTGCTCCCGCTCCAGCACCGCTTCCGCTCCACGCGTATTCGCGGCGAGGTGCTCGACGAGTGGCCCATCTTCACCACGCTGGTCGAGGCCGACAAGGTCATCAACGTGCCGGTGGCGAAGCACCACAACCTCGCGAAGTACACGGCGGCCATGAAGAACTGGTACGGCGTGCTCGGCGGACGGCGAAATCGCCTCCACCAGAACATCGACGTGTCGATCGCCGATCTGGCGACCTTCATGCGCCCGACCCTCACCGTGGTCGACGCGATGCGAGTGCTCATGCGCAACGGCCCGCAGGGCGGCAACATCGACGACACGAAGGTGATGAACACCGTCATCGCCGCCATCGATCAGGTCGCCGCCGACGCGCTCGGCTGCACCCTCATCGGCCAGACACGCGAGAACCTGCCGTACCTGAAGATGGCCCACGAACGCGGCATCGGCACGATGAACTGGGAGAGCCTCCGAGTGAAGGAGGTCTAG
- a CDS encoding DUF4388 domain-containing protein: MGLNVARVVLEGELGDVALPELVQLFCAARNSREIDVTFDGAQVGRLVVHGGRVVRCVAFGRVGLEAFFQLMQQRHGRYTVRVVSERSTGSIHPSLAEATWESLLIEAARRQDAELGGGDEDLDAALGGFDAFDAFVENAQRGPSASGDHAGLLPPPMDATPHVSLPPVVPRAAPAAARRRDSHRTLPSMRRPTQEEARRRDSSSLRATSAPPPPESLAVPAAVEERTEWEAPKPRRRTSVPPVAAPVAHAASHERAPFGSEWEPLASRPSSRAPRLEDGRILSDRAAAPSAPLESHSLRARASEPPASGRTLDDFAYEPPGAVVDDAARTQVQKRRPLPEPPGSARVAPSPPPRVPAFGTPLAPPRQGAPVSGPAPHAPAHAPPLGAPPPPPASSGSLPSQSATILRERATEAYLRRDLHQALRLFEESLALAPADERSKANVARIKAKLGLR; the protein is encoded by the coding sequence ATGGGCCTCAACGTGGCCAGGGTGGTGCTGGAGGGAGAGCTCGGGGACGTCGCGTTGCCCGAGTTGGTCCAGCTTTTCTGCGCGGCGCGGAACAGCCGCGAGATCGACGTCACCTTCGACGGCGCTCAGGTCGGGCGCCTCGTCGTGCACGGCGGGCGCGTCGTACGGTGCGTCGCCTTTGGTCGCGTAGGCCTCGAGGCGTTCTTCCAGCTCATGCAGCAGCGCCACGGGCGGTACACCGTGCGCGTCGTGAGCGAGCGCTCGACGGGCTCCATCCACCCGAGCCTCGCCGAGGCGACCTGGGAGTCGCTCCTCATCGAGGCTGCGCGGCGGCAGGACGCCGAGCTCGGCGGTGGCGACGAAGATCTCGACGCCGCGCTCGGCGGGTTTGACGCGTTCGACGCGTTCGTCGAGAACGCGCAGCGCGGGCCGAGCGCGAGCGGCGACCACGCCGGCTTGTTGCCCCCGCCCATGGACGCGACCCCGCACGTGTCGCTGCCGCCGGTCGTCCCGCGCGCCGCCCCCGCGGCGGCTCGGCGGCGCGACAGCCACCGCACGCTCCCCTCGATGCGGCGCCCGACGCAGGAGGAAGCGCGGCGACGCGACAGCTCTTCTCTCCGCGCCACGTCTGCGCCCCCTCCGCCCGAGTCCCTCGCGGTGCCCGCCGCCGTCGAGGAGCGCACCGAGTGGGAGGCGCCGAAACCCCGCCGCCGCACGTCGGTGCCGCCCGTCGCGGCGCCCGTCGCGCACGCCGCGTCCCATGAGCGTGCTCCGTTCGGCTCCGAGTGGGAGCCTCTGGCCTCCCGACCCTCCAGCCGTGCGCCCCGCCTGGAAGACGGCCGAATCCTCTCCGATCGGGCTGCTGCGCCGTCCGCGCCGCTCGAGTCGCACTCCCTGCGGGCGAGGGCCTCCGAGCCCCCCGCGTCTGGGCGGACGCTCGATGACTTCGCGTACGAGCCGCCCGGCGCTGTCGTCGATGACGCGGCGCGCACGCAAGTGCAGAAGCGACGGCCCCTCCCCGAACCACCAGGCTCCGCGCGCGTCGCGCCCTCGCCTCCGCCCCGAGTCCCGGCGTTCGGCACGCCCCTCGCGCCGCCGCGCCAAGGGGCGCCGGTGAGCGGACCGGCCCCGCACGCGCCCGCGCACGCCCCCCCGCTCGGGGCGCCGCCCCCGCCGCCCGCCTCGAGCGGCTCGCTCCCGTCGCAGAGCGCGACCATCCTCCGCGAGCGCGCCACCGAGGCATACCTGCGCCGGGACCTCCACCAGGCGCTCAGGCTCTTCGAGGAGTCGCTCGCGCTCGCCCCGGCCGACGAGCGCTCGAAGGCGAACGTCGCGCGCATCAAGGCGAAGCTCGGCCTCCGCTGA